A window of the Brassica oleracea var. oleracea cultivar TO1000 chromosome C1, BOL, whole genome shotgun sequence genome harbors these coding sequences:
- the LOC106308960 gene encoding 26S protease regulatory subunit 6A homolog, with protein sequence MATPMVEDTSSFEEDQLASMSTEDIVRATRLLENEIRILKEDAQRTNLECDSYKEKIKENQEKIKLNKQLPYLVGNIVEILEMNPEDDAEEDGANIDLDSQRKGKCVVLKTSTRQTIFLPVVGLVDPDSLKPGDLVGVNKDSYLILDTLPSEYDSRVKAMEVDEKPTEDYNDIGGLEKQIQELVEAIVLPMTHKERFEKLGVRPPKGVLLYGPPGTGKTLMARACAAQTNATFLKLAGPQLVQMFIGDGAKLVRDAFQLAKDKAPCIIFIDEIDAIGTKRFDSEVSGDREVQRTMLELLNQLDGFSSDERIKVIAATNRADILDPALMRSGRLDRKIEFPHPTEEARARILQIHSRKMNVHPDVNFEELARSTDDFNGAQLKAVCVEAGMLALRRDATEVNHEDFNEGIIQVQAKKKASLNYYA encoded by the exons ATGGCAACTCCGATGGTAGAAGACACGTCAAGCTTCGAAGAGGATCAGCTCGCTTCCATGTCCACCGAAGATATCGTCAGAGCTACTCGCCTCCTCGAGAACGAGATTCGAATCCTCAAG GAAGACGCTCAGAGGACAAATCTTGAATGCGATTCTTACAAGGAGAAGATTAAAGAGAATCAGGAGAAGATTAAACTCAACAAGCAGCTTCCTTACTTGGTTGGCAACATTGTTGAGATCTTGGAGATGAATCCCGAAGATGATGCTGAAGAAGACGGTGCTAATATTGACCTTGACTCTCAACGGAAAGGAAAGTGTGTTGTCTTGAAAACCTCTACACGTCAG ACTATCTTTCTACCAGTTGTTGGTCTCGTGGACCCTGATAGCTTGAAGCCTGGGGACTTGGTTGGAGTAAACAAAGACAGTTACCTTATTTTGGATACCTTGCCATCAGAGTATGACTCTAGAGTTAAAGCCATGGAGGTCGATGAGAAACCAACCGAAGATTACAATGACATTGGAGGACTGGAGAAGCAG ATCCAAGAGCTTGTAGAAGCTATTGTGCTCCCCATGACGCACAAGGAGCGTTTCGAGAAGCTTGGTGTTCGTCCACCAAAGGGAGTGCTCTTGTATGGTCCTCCAGGGACTGGTAAAACTTTGATGGCTCGTGCCTGTGCAGCACAGACCAATGCCACTTTCCTCAAATTGGCAGGCCCTCAATTGGTCCAG ATGTTTATTGGAGACGGAGCAAAACTTGTTCGTGATGCCTTTCAACTAGCGAAAGATAAAGCTCCGTGTATCATCTTCATTGATGAGATCGATGCAATTGGTACAAAGCGTTTTGACAG TGAAGTAAGCGGAGACAGGGAAGTGCAGAGGACTATGTTGGAGCTACTCAATCAGCTTGATGGATTCAGTAGTGATGAGCGTATTAAG GTGATTGCAGCTACTAACCGAGCAGATATTCTGGACCCAGCACTTATGCGTTCTGGTCGGCTAGACAGGAAGATTGAGTTCCCACATCCAACAGAAGAAGCAAGAGCCAGAATCTTACAG ATCCACTCGAGGAAGATGAATGTCCACCCAGACGTCAACTTTGAGGAGCTTGCGAGATCAACAGATGATTTCAATGGTGCTCAACTGAAAGCAGTATGTGTAGAGGCTGGTATGTTAGCTCTTCGTCGTGATGCCACAGAG GTGAACCATGAGGACTTCAATGAAGGTATCATCCAAGTCCAGGCCAAGAAGAAAGCAAGCTTGAACTACTACGCCTAA
- the LOC106295863 gene encoding sm-like protein LSM4 has translation MLPLSLLKTAQGHPMLVELKNGETYNGHLVNCDTWMNIHLREVICTSKDGDRFWRMPECYIRGNTIKYLRVPDEVIDKVQEEKTRTDRKPPGVGRGRGREGPKGMGRGMDDGAARGRGRGGSIGKMGGNKAGGRGRG, from the exons ATG CTTCCTCTTTCGCTGCTCAAGACTGCTCAAGGGCATCCCATG CTTGTGGAGCTGAAGAATGGGGAGACGTATAATGGGCACTTGGTGAATTGTGATACATGGATGAACATTCATCTCCGTGAAGTCATCTGTACTTCAAAG GATGGAGATAGGTTTTGGCGAATGCCTGAATGCTATATCCGTGGCAACACTATCAAGTACCTCCGAGTTCCCGATGAG GTGATTGATAAAGTACAGGAAGAGAAGACCCGCACAG ATAGAAAACCACCAGGGGTTGGACGAGGGAGAGGAAGAGAAGGTCCAAAGGGCATGGGACGTGGTATGGACGATGGAGCTGCCAGAGGCCGAGGACGAGGTGGTTCAATTGGAAAGATGGGTGGAAACAAAG CTGGAGGTCGAGGCCGTGGTTGA
- the LOC106342943 gene encoding F-actin-capping protein subunit alpha → MADEEDELPETELSYDQKKEIAKWFLLNAPAGEINYVAKDLKAVLRDEEVYNEAAMEAFPLYNKSHMICLEMPNRAGDVIVSSYSEITENEYLDPRTAQVAIVDHVQQICTKVRPADDEELASSYIEEFRCALDAEIQRYVSESYPKGVFAVNCVKGKDADGPGTDFEFVVIITARKLSPQNFCNGSWRSVWNIDFQDESQVLDIKGKLQVGAHYFEEGNVELDAKKEFQDSTIFQSADDCAIAIANIIRHHETEYLAALEVAYSKLPDNTFKDLRRKLPVTRTLFPWQNTLQFSLTREVEKELGLGK, encoded by the exons ATGGCGGACGAAGAAGACGAGTTACCGGAGACGGAGCTAAGTTACGATCAGAAGAAGGAAATCGCGAAATGGTTTCTCCTCAACGCTCCCGCTGGGGAAATCAATTACGTCGCCAAAG ATTTAAAGGCGGTTTTGAGAGATGAGGAAGTCTACAACGAGGCAGCCATGGAGGCGTTTCCATTGTACAATAAGTCTCATATGATCTGCCTTGAAATGCCTAATAGGGCAGGTGAT GTGATTGTTTCATCTTACAGCGAAATTACTGAGAATGAATACCTTGATCCAAGAACTGCTCAGGTTGCCATTGTTGATCACGTTCAACAG ATTTGTACAAAAGTACGACCTGCTGACGATGAAGAACTTGCATCTTCGTATATTGAGGAATTCAG ATGTGCTCTTGATGCTGAAATCCAGAGATACGTTAGTGAATCTTACCCGAAAGGTGTGTTTGCCGTTAACTGTGTGAAAGGGAAAGATGCTGATGGTCCAGGGACGGACTTTGAGTTCGTCGTTATAATTACTGCTAGGAAGCTCAGTCCCCAGAACTTCTG TAATGGAAGTTGGAGATCTGTATGGAACATTGATTTTCAGGATGAATCTCAGGTGCTTGACATAAAAGGGAAATTGCAG GTAGGAGCCCATTATTTCGAAGAGGGAAATGTTGAGTTAGATGCAAAGAAAGAATTCCAAGATTCGACAATATTTCAG TCTGCGGATGACTGCGCGATTGCCATAGCCAATATCATCAGGCACCATGAGACAGAGTACCTTGCTGCTCTAGAG GTGGCGTATTCTAAACTACCGGATAACACTTTCAAG GATCTGAGGAGGAAACTACCAGTGACAAGAACTCTGTTCCCATGGCAGAACACTTTACAGTTCAGCCTAACCAGAGAGGTAGAGAAAGAACTTGGACTTGGCAAGTGA
- the LOC106315423 gene encoding REF/SRPP-like protein At3g05500, with protein MAQTDLNQPKLDMTKEEKERLKYLEFVQAAAVEAVLRFALIYAKAKDKSGPLKPGVESVEGAVKTVVGPVYQKYHDVPVEVLKYMDQKVDMSVNELDRRVPPVVKQVSAHAISAAQIAPVVARAFASEVRRAGVVETASGMAKSVYTKYEPAAKELYASYEPKAEQCAVSAWKKLNQLPLFPRLAQVAVPTAAFCSEKYNDTVVKAAEKGYRVSSYMPLVPTERISKIFSEEKAETAKPVEFHPLD; from the exons ATGGCTCAAACCGATCTCAATCAGCCGAAACTCGATATG ACTAAGGAGGAGAAGGAGAGGTTGAAGTATTTGGAGTTTGTTCAAGCTGCTGCTGTTGAAGCAGTGCTTCGCTTTGCTCTCATTTACGCCAAGGCTAAGGACAAGTCTGGCCCTTTGAAGCCAGGTGTTGAATCCGTCGAAGGAGCTGTCAAGACTGTCGTCGGTCCTGTCTACCAGAAGTACCACGACGTACCCGTCGAGGTTCTCAAATACATGGACCAGAAG GTTGACATGTCTGTGAATGAACTTGACCGCCGCGTCCCACCAGTGGTCAAGCAAGTCTCTGCCCACGCCATCTCGGCTGCTCAGATAGCACCCGTCGTGGCACGTGCCTTCGCCTCCGAGGTTCGACGTGCTGGCGTCGTGGAAACCGCCTCCGGGATGGCTAAGTCCGTCTACACCAAGTACGAGCCCGCAGCCAAGGAGCTGTACGCGAGCTACGAGCCGAAGGCAGAGCAGTGCGCAGTTTCGGCTTGGAAGAAGCTGAACCAGCTTCCTCTGTTCCCGAGGCTGGCCCAAGTCGCTGTGCCGACGGCCGCTTTCTGCTCTGAGAAGTATAATGATACGGTGGTGAAGGCTGCGGAGAAAGGGTACAGGGTGTCGTCGTACATGCCGTTGGTTCCAACGGAGAGGATCTCGAAGATCTTCAGCGAGGAGAAGGCTGAGACGGCCAAGCCTGTGGAGTTTCATCCCCTTGATTGA